One Mycobacterium kubicae genomic window carries:
- a CDS encoding YbaB/EbfC family nucleoid-associated protein has product MQPGGDMSQLLAQAQQMQQKLLEAQQQLANSEVHGQAGKGLVQVRVKGSGEVIGVTIDPKVVDPSDIETLQDLIVGAMRDASAQVTKMAQERLGALAGAMRPPAAPAPPAPPGMPGVAGGQGI; this is encoded by the coding sequence ATGCAACCCGGAGGCGATATGTCGCAGCTGCTCGCTCAGGCGCAGCAGATGCAACAGAAACTGTTGGAGGCCCAGCAGCAGTTGGCGAACTCCGAGGTGCATGGGCAAGCCGGCAAAGGCCTGGTCCAGGTCCGGGTCAAAGGCAGCGGCGAAGTGATCGGCGTGACCATCGACCCGAAGGTGGTCGACCCGAGTGACATCGAAACCCTGCAGGACCTGATCGTCGGCGCCATGCGCGACGCATCCGCACAAGTCACCAAGATGGCCCAGGAGCGGCTGGGCGCGCTGGCCGGTGCCATGCGCCCACCGGCCGCGCCCGCTCCGCCCGCGCCTCCCGGGATGCCCGGTGTGGCCGGCGGTCAGGGCATCTGA
- a CDS encoding FAD-binding oxidoreductase — protein sequence MPVSGSALSTYTSGVERLLASYRSIPATASVRLAKPTSNLFRTRAKTSAPGLDTSGLTDVISIDPDARTADVAGMCTYENLVATTLRYGLSPLVVPQLRTITLGGAVTGLGIESASFRNGLPHESVLEMDILTGAGELLTVSADQHADLYRAFPNSYGTLGYSTRLRIELEPIAPFVALRHIRFHSLDAMLAAMERIVETRGLDGVAVDYLDAVVFSADESYLCVGKRTTTPGPVSDYTGNDIYYRSIQHDSAEGSGKEDRLTINDYFWRWDTDWFWCSRAFGAQHPRLRRWWPRRFRRSSVYWKFVSLDQRFGIGDRIENHNGRPPRERVVQDVEVPIERAREFLQWFLDAVPITPIWLCPLRLRDHHGWPLYPIRPDHTYVNIGFWSSVPAGATEGETNRAIERKVSQLDGHKSLYSDSFYTREEFDELYGGESYNTVKKTYDPDSRLLDLYAKAVQRR from the coding sequence ATGCCTGTCTCGGGATCCGCACTGTCTACCTACACGTCCGGCGTCGAGCGACTGCTGGCCAGTTATCGTTCCATCCCTGCGACAGCGTCGGTCCGGCTCGCCAAGCCCACGTCCAATTTGTTCCGCACGCGCGCCAAAACCAGTGCGCCCGGCCTAGATACGTCCGGACTGACCGACGTCATCAGCATCGACCCCGACGCCCGCACCGCCGACGTCGCCGGCATGTGCACCTATGAAAATCTGGTGGCTACCACACTGCGATACGGCTTGTCGCCACTGGTGGTGCCGCAACTGCGGACGATCACCCTCGGCGGGGCGGTCACCGGCCTGGGTATCGAGTCGGCGTCATTCCGCAACGGTTTGCCGCACGAATCGGTGCTGGAGATGGACATCCTCACCGGCGCAGGCGAATTGCTGACAGTGTCGGCCGACCAGCATGCTGATTTGTATCGCGCCTTCCCGAATTCGTATGGCACGCTGGGCTACTCGACGAGACTGCGGATCGAGCTGGAGCCCATCGCGCCGTTCGTGGCGCTGCGACACATTCGCTTCCATTCGCTGGACGCAATGCTGGCGGCCATGGAGCGCATCGTCGAAACCCGCGGTCTCGACGGCGTGGCGGTCGATTACCTCGACGCCGTGGTGTTCAGCGCCGACGAAAGCTACCTGTGTGTAGGCAAGCGGACCACCACGCCGGGGCCGGTCAGCGACTACACCGGAAACGACATCTACTACCGGTCGATTCAGCACGACAGCGCCGAGGGCAGCGGCAAAGAAGACCGGTTGACCATCAACGACTACTTCTGGCGATGGGACACCGACTGGTTCTGGTGCTCACGGGCATTCGGCGCGCAGCACCCCCGGTTGCGGCGTTGGTGGCCACGGCGCTTCCGGCGCAGCAGCGTCTACTGGAAGTTCGTCAGCCTCGATCAGCGCTTCGGGATCGGCGACAGGATCGAAAATCACAACGGCCGTCCACCGCGCGAGCGGGTGGTGCAAGACGTCGAGGTGCCCATCGAACGGGCCCGCGAATTCTTGCAGTGGTTCCTCGATGCCGTGCCGATCACGCCGATTTGGTTGTGCCCGTTGCGTCTTCGCGATCACCATGGCTGGCCGCTGTATCCGATCCGCCCCGACCACACCTACGTCAACATCGGGTTCTGGTCATCGGTTCCGGCCGGTGCAACCGAGGGCGAGACGAACCGCGCCATCGAGCGCAAAGTCAGTCAGCTCGACGGGCACAAGTCGCTGTATTCCGACTCCTTCTACACCCGCGAAGAGTTCGACGAGCTCTACGGCGGGGAGTCCTACAACACCGTGAAGAAAACCTACGACCCTGATTCACGTCTGCTCGATCTCTATGCAAAGGCGGTGCAAAGACGATGA
- a CDS encoding SRPBCC family protein has protein sequence MGQVSAASTILIDADPAAVFDAVADYQTVRPKILSPQYSDYQVLQGGKGQGTVAKWRLQATKSRVRDVQVNVDVAGHTVIEKDTNSSLVTNWTVAPAGPGSSVTVKTTWTGAGGVKGFFEKTFAPLGLKRIQGEVLANLKTELERSA, from the coding sequence ATGGGACAAGTGAGCGCTGCCAGCACTATTCTGATCGACGCCGACCCCGCGGCCGTGTTCGACGCGGTGGCCGATTACCAGACTGTTCGCCCGAAGATCCTCTCCCCGCAATACAGCGACTACCAAGTGCTGCAGGGCGGCAAGGGCCAGGGCACGGTCGCCAAGTGGCGGCTGCAAGCCACCAAATCCCGCGTGCGCGACGTGCAGGTCAACGTCGACGTCGCCGGTCACACCGTCATCGAAAAGGACACCAACTCGTCCTTGGTCACCAACTGGACGGTGGCACCGGCCGGACCAGGTTCCAGCGTCACCGTGAAGACGACCTGGACCGGCGCCGGCGGAGTCAAAGGTTTCTTCGAGAAGACGTTTGCGCCGCTTGGGCTCAAGCGGATCCAGGGAGAGGTGCTGGCGAACCTGAAGACAGAACTGGAGCGCTCGGCCTAG
- a CDS encoding Rv3717 family N-acetylmuramoyl-L-alanine amidase: MDLRVSLRVGIAMVAGVLVAASTPTLPTATANPSNIAGMVVFIDPGHNGANDASIGRQVPTGRGGTKDCQASGTSTNSGYQEHTFTWDTALRLRAALNALGVRTAMSRGNDNALGPCVDERANMANALHPNAVVSLHGDGGPASGRGFHVNYSSPPLNAAQAGPSVQFARVMRDQLQASGIPPANYIGQSGLYGRSDLAGLNLAQYPSVLVELGNMKNPADSALMESAEGRQKYADALTRGVAGFLATQGQAR; the protein is encoded by the coding sequence GTGGACCTACGAGTTAGCCTGCGTGTCGGAATAGCCATGGTTGCCGGGGTGCTCGTTGCTGCTTCGACGCCGACCCTCCCCACCGCGACCGCAAATCCCTCCAACATCGCCGGCATGGTGGTGTTCATCGATCCCGGCCATAACGGCGCCAACGACGCCTCCATCGGCCGTCAGGTGCCCACCGGTCGCGGCGGCACCAAAGACTGCCAAGCCAGCGGAACCTCAACCAACAGCGGCTACCAGGAGCACACGTTCACCTGGGACACCGCGCTGCGGCTGCGCGCCGCGTTAAATGCCCTGGGCGTGCGGACCGCCATGTCGCGCGGCAACGACAACGCCTTGGGGCCGTGCGTCGACGAACGCGCCAACATGGCCAACGCCCTGCACCCCAACGCGGTGGTGAGCCTGCACGGCGACGGCGGCCCGGCCTCGGGTCGCGGCTTCCACGTCAACTACTCGTCGCCGCCGCTCAACGCGGCACAGGCGGGACCGTCGGTGCAGTTCGCGCGGGTGATGCGCGACCAGTTGCAGGCCTCGGGTATCCCGCCGGCCAACTACATCGGGCAAAGCGGTCTGTACGGGCGCTCGGACCTGGCCGGCCTGAACCTGGCGCAATATCCGTCGGTGCTGGTCGAGTTGGGCAACATGAAGAACCCCGCCGACTCGGCGCTGATGGAGTCGGCCGAAGGCCGCCAGAAATACGCCGACGCGTTGACCCGCGGCGTCGCGGGATTCCTGGCTACCCAGGGCCAGGCGCGCTAG
- the recR gene encoding recombination mediator RecR, which translates to MFEGPVQDLIDELGKLPGIGPKSAQRIAFHLLSVEPPDIDRLTAALGKVRDGVRFCAVCGNVSDAERCRICADPRRDGALVCVVEEPKDVQAVERTREFRGRYHVLGGALDPLSGIGPEQLRIRELLTRIGERVDDVEITEVIIATDPNTEGEATATYLVRMLRDIPGLTVTRIASGLPMGGDLEFADELTLGRALTGRRAMV; encoded by the coding sequence ATGTTTGAAGGACCGGTCCAGGATCTGATCGACGAGCTCGGCAAGCTGCCGGGCATCGGTCCCAAGAGTGCCCAGCGCATCGCCTTCCACCTGTTGTCGGTGGAACCCCCGGACATCGATCGGCTGACCGCCGCGCTGGGCAAGGTCCGCGACGGGGTGCGGTTCTGCGCGGTATGCGGCAACGTCTCCGACGCCGAGCGGTGCCGGATCTGCGCCGACCCCCGTCGGGACGGCGCCCTGGTGTGCGTCGTCGAAGAGCCCAAGGACGTCCAGGCCGTCGAACGCACCCGCGAATTCCGCGGCCGCTACCACGTGCTGGGCGGGGCGCTGGATCCGCTGTCGGGCATCGGCCCTGAGCAGCTGCGGATCCGTGAGCTGCTGACCCGGATCGGGGAACGGGTCGACGACGTCGAGATCACCGAGGTGATCATCGCCACCGACCCCAACACCGAGGGAGAGGCGACCGCGACCTACCTGGTGCGGATGCTGCGCGACATCCCCGGGCTGACGGTGACGCGGATCGCCTCAGGTCTGCCGATGGGCGGGGACTTGGAATTCGCCGACGAGCTGACGCTGGGCCGTGCGCTCACCGGCCGTCGCGCCATGGTCTGA
- a CDS encoding class I SAM-dependent methyltransferase, translating to MTTVKEPSRAAGPIGARLSMAEVLAVFTAGGRQPLRFTAYDGSTAGPDDAVLGLDLRSPRGATYLATAPGELGIARAYVSGDLQLHGVHPGDPYELLKALTNKVQFKRPSLRTLANVVRSIGVEHLLPIAPPPQETRPRWRRIADGVMHSKTRDAEAIHHHYDVSNTFYEWVLGPSMTYTCAVYPDAETTLEQAQDNKYRLIFEKLRLQPGDRLLDVGCGWGGMVRYAARHGVRVIGATLSAEQAKWAQQAINDEGLGELAQVRHCDYRDVAETGFDAVSSIGLTEHIGVKNYPAYFGFLKSKLRTGGLLLNHCITRHDNKSTSFAGGFTDRYVFPDGELTGSGRIITEIQDAGLEVLHEENFRHHYAMTLRDWCHNLVAHWDEAVAEVGLPTAKVWGMYMAASRVAFEQNNLQLHHVLATKVDTWGHDDLPLRPWWTP from the coding sequence ATGACGACGGTTAAGGAACCCAGCCGGGCCGCCGGCCCCATCGGCGCTCGACTCAGCATGGCCGAGGTGCTGGCGGTATTCACCGCCGGCGGCCGCCAGCCGCTGCGATTCACCGCATACGACGGCAGTACCGCCGGACCCGACGACGCCGTCCTGGGACTGGACCTGCGCAGCCCGCGGGGCGCCACATACCTGGCCACCGCGCCCGGTGAACTGGGCATCGCCCGCGCCTACGTCTCGGGGGACCTGCAGTTGCACGGCGTGCATCCCGGCGACCCGTACGAACTGCTCAAGGCCCTGACCAACAAGGTGCAGTTCAAGCGGCCGTCGTTGCGCACCCTGGCCAACGTCGTGCGCTCGATCGGCGTCGAGCACCTGCTGCCGATCGCGCCGCCGCCCCAGGAGACGCGGCCCCGCTGGCGCCGCATCGCCGACGGCGTGATGCACAGCAAGACCCGCGATGCCGAGGCCATCCACCACCACTACGACGTGTCCAACACCTTTTACGAGTGGGTGCTGGGGCCGTCGATGACCTACACGTGCGCGGTCTACCCCGACGCCGAGACCACGCTGGAACAGGCCCAGGACAACAAGTACCGGCTGATCTTCGAGAAGCTGCGGCTACAGCCCGGCGACCGGCTGCTCGACGTCGGATGCGGCTGGGGCGGCATGGTCCGCTACGCCGCCCGCCACGGCGTCCGGGTCATCGGTGCCACCCTGTCGGCCGAACAAGCCAAGTGGGCGCAGCAGGCGATCAACGACGAGGGGCTGGGTGAGCTGGCGCAGGTACGCCACTGCGACTACCGCGACGTCGCCGAGACCGGCTTCGACGCCGTGTCCTCGATCGGGCTCACCGAACACATCGGCGTCAAGAACTACCCCGCCTACTTCGGATTCTTGAAGTCGAAGTTGCGCACCGGCGGTCTGCTGCTCAATCACTGCATCACCCGTCACGACAACAAGTCGACGTCGTTCGCCGGCGGGTTCACCGATCGCTACGTGTTCCCCGACGGGGAGTTGACGGGTTCCGGACGCATCATCACCGAGATCCAGGATGCCGGTCTCGAGGTGCTGCACGAGGAGAACTTCCGTCACCATTACGCGATGACGCTGCGCGACTGGTGCCACAACCTCGTCGCGCACTGGGACGAGGCGGTGGCCGAGGTGGGGCTACCGACCGCGAAAGTGTGGGGGATGTACATGGCCGCGTCGCGGGTGGCGTTCGAACAGAACAATCTGCAGCTGCATCACGTGCTGGCGACCAAGGTCGACACCTGGGGCCACGACGACCTGCCGCTGCGGCCCTGGTGGACGCCCTAG
- a CDS encoding type 1 glutamine amidotransferase, whose protein sequence is MADSTVRIGLVLPDVMGTYGDGGNALVLRQRLLLRGIDAQIEEITLDDPVPESLDLYTLGGAEDYAQRLATRHLIRHPGLQRAADRGAPVLAICAAIQVLGHWYETSSGERVEGVGLLDATTSPQPTRTIGEVVAKPLLAGLTQRLTGFENHRGGTTLGPAASPLCEVVKGAGNRAGDGVDGAVQGSVVATYMHGPCLARNPELADRLLSKVVGDLPPLELPEVELLRRERLSTR, encoded by the coding sequence ATGGCTGACTCGACCGTGCGGATCGGGCTGGTGCTGCCCGACGTGATGGGCACCTACGGCGACGGCGGAAACGCGCTGGTCTTGCGCCAACGGCTGCTGCTGCGCGGCATCGACGCCCAGATCGAAGAGATCACCCTGGACGACCCGGTGCCGGAGTCGCTGGACCTCTACACCCTCGGCGGGGCGGAGGATTATGCGCAGCGGCTGGCCACCCGGCATCTGATCCGGCATCCGGGCTTGCAGCGCGCCGCCGACCGGGGCGCGCCCGTGTTGGCCATCTGCGCGGCCATTCAGGTGTTGGGGCACTGGTATGAGACGTCGTCGGGAGAGCGCGTCGAAGGCGTCGGCCTGCTGGACGCGACGACCTCGCCGCAGCCCACCCGCACCATCGGCGAAGTGGTGGCCAAGCCGCTGCTGGCCGGGTTGACCCAACGCCTCACCGGGTTCGAGAACCACCGCGGCGGGACGACGCTCGGGCCGGCGGCCTCGCCACTCTGCGAGGTCGTCAAGGGCGCCGGAAACCGGGCCGGGGACGGCGTGGACGGCGCCGTGCAGGGCAGCGTCGTCGCGACCTACATGCACGGCCCGTGTCTGGCGCGCAACCCGGAGTTGGCCGATCGGCTGTTGAGCAAGGTGGTCGGCGACCTGCCACCGCTGGAACTTCCCGAGGTCGAGTTGTTGCGCCGCGAGCGGCTGTCGACGCGCTGA
- a CDS encoding DEDDh family exonuclease, with translation MNRMSWGRPAREPDEGWAVIDVETSGFRPGQARVISIAVLGLDAAGRVEQSVVSLLNPGVDPGPTHVHGLTAAMLEDQPRFADIVGEVAQVLRGRTLVAHNVAFDYAFLAAEAELAEAELPVDSVMCTVELARRLELGIENLRLETLAAHWGVAQERPHDAFDDARVLTGILSPALQRARERDVWLPVYPVTRRRWPNGRVTHEELRPLKLLASRTPCPYLNPGRYVSGRPLVQGMRVALAAEVRRTHDELVERILHAGLAYTDSVDRDTSLVVCNETVPEQGKGYHALQLGVPVVSDAQFMNCVGSVVGGTSMEDFTDVTALDDQLALF, from the coding sequence ATGAACCGGATGTCCTGGGGTCGGCCGGCGCGCGAGCCGGACGAGGGATGGGCCGTGATCGACGTCGAGACCTCGGGCTTCAGGCCCGGCCAGGCGCGAGTCATCAGTATTGCCGTGCTCGGGTTGGACGCCGCCGGCCGCGTCGAGCAGTCGGTGGTCAGCCTGCTCAACCCGGGAGTCGATCCCGGGCCTACGCATGTGCACGGGTTGACTGCCGCCATGCTGGAAGACCAGCCGCGATTCGCCGACATCGTCGGCGAGGTCGCGCAGGTGTTGCGCGGGCGCACGCTGGTCGCCCACAACGTCGCCTTCGACTACGCCTTCCTCGCCGCCGAAGCCGAGTTGGCGGAGGCCGAACTGCCGGTCGACTCGGTCATGTGCACCGTCGAGTTGGCGCGCCGACTCGAACTCGGCATCGAGAACCTGCGGCTTGAGACCCTCGCCGCGCACTGGGGGGTCGCGCAGGAGCGGCCGCATGACGCGTTCGACGACGCCCGCGTGTTGACCGGAATCCTGAGCCCGGCGCTGCAACGCGCCCGGGAACGCGACGTCTGGCTGCCCGTCTACCCGGTGACCCGGCGCCGCTGGCCCAACGGCCGGGTGACCCACGAGGAGCTGCGGCCGCTGAAGTTGCTGGCGTCGCGCACGCCGTGCCCGTACCTCAACCCGGGGCGCTACGTCTCGGGCAGGCCGCTTGTGCAAGGCATGCGGGTGGCGCTGGCGGCCGAAGTGCGCCGCACCCACGACGAACTCGTCGAGCGCATCCTGCACGCCGGCTTGGCCTACACCGATTCCGTCGACCGCGACACGTCGCTGGTGGTCTGCAACGAAACCGTGCCCGAGCAGGGCAAGGGCTATCACGCGCTACAGCTGGGGGTGCCGGTCGTTTCCGACGCGCAGTTCATGAACTGCGTCGGATCCGTCGTCGGCGGTACCAGCATGGAAGACTTCACCGACGTCACCGCGCTCGACGATCAGCTCGCCCTGTTCTGA
- a CDS encoding Mur ligase family protein, producing MITARARLALAAGASARWASRVTGRGAGAMIGGLVAMTLDRSVLRQLGAGRRTVVVTGTNGKSTTTRMTAAALGTLGGVATNAEGANMDAGLVAALAADRAAELAALEVDEMHVPHVCDAVDPRVVVLLNLSRDQLDRVGEINVIERTLRAGLARHPQAVVVANCDDVLMTSAAYDSPHVVWVAAGGSWANDSVSCPRSGEVIVRDKGHWYSTGADFKRPSPQWWFDEETLYGPDGLALPMQLALPGAVNRGNAAQAVAAAVALGADPGKAVAAVSGVDEVAGRYRTVRVGAHEARILLAKNPAGWQEALSMVDKHAAGVVIAVNGQVPDGEDLSWLWDVRFEHFEQTKVVAAGERGTDLAVRLGYAGVEHTLVHDTVAAIASCPPGRVEVVANYTAFLQLQRALGRHG from the coding sequence GTGATCACCGCCCGCGCCCGTCTGGCGCTCGCCGCCGGAGCGAGCGCCCGGTGGGCGTCGCGGGTGACCGGGCGGGGAGCCGGCGCCATGATCGGCGGGCTGGTCGCGATGACGCTGGACCGCTCGGTCCTGCGCCAACTGGGGGCGGGCCGGCGCACGGTCGTCGTCACCGGCACCAACGGCAAGTCAACGACCACCCGGATGACCGCCGCGGCCTTGGGCACCCTGGGCGGTGTGGCCACCAACGCCGAGGGCGCCAACATGGACGCCGGCCTGGTCGCCGCGCTCGCCGCCGACCGCGCCGCCGAACTGGCCGCCCTGGAAGTCGACGAGATGCACGTCCCGCACGTCTGCGACGCGGTCGACCCGCGCGTCGTCGTGCTGCTCAACCTGTCGCGCGACCAACTGGACCGCGTCGGGGAGATCAACGTCATCGAGCGCACCCTGCGCGCCGGATTGGCTCGGCACCCGCAAGCCGTCGTCGTCGCCAACTGTGACGACGTGCTGATGACCTCCGCCGCCTACGACAGCCCCCACGTGGTGTGGGTGGCCGCGGGCGGCTCCTGGGCCAACGACTCGGTCAGCTGCCCGCGCAGCGGCGAGGTCATCGTCCGCGACAAGGGTCACTGGTATTCCACCGGCGCCGACTTCAAGCGGCCCAGCCCGCAGTGGTGGTTCGACGAGGAGACCCTGTACGGCCCCGACGGGTTGGCCCTGCCCATGCAGCTGGCCCTGCCGGGCGCGGTGAACCGCGGTAACGCCGCCCAGGCCGTCGCGGCCGCAGTCGCGTTGGGTGCCGACCCGGGCAAGGCCGTGGCCGCGGTGTCCGGCGTCGACGAGGTCGCCGGGCGCTACCGGACCGTGCGCGTGGGTGCGCACGAGGCCCGGATCCTGCTGGCCAAGAACCCGGCCGGCTGGCAGGAGGCGCTGTCGATGGTGGACAAGCACGCGGCCGGTGTGGTGATCGCGGTCAACGGTCAGGTGCCCGACGGTGAGGACCTGTCGTGGTTGTGGGATGTGCGGTTCGAGCACTTCGAGCAGACCAAGGTGGTGGCCGCCGGCGAGCGCGGCACCGACCTGGCGGTCCGTCTGGGCTACGCGGGCGTCGAGCACACGCTGGTGCACGACACCGTCGCGGCCATCGCATCCTGCCCGCCCGGGCGGGTGGAGGTCGTCGCCAACTACACCGCGTTCTTGCAACTGCAGCGGGCATTGGGGCGTCATGGCTGA
- a CDS encoding IS30 family transposase → MTRQWQGLSARRRFWELIAAGWSSEDAGVAVGVSGSCGWRWFCRFGGVNPQLQAPQGRKRPRLSPEEREQIMIGTSRGESIRLIAHRLKRAPSTVMREIDRNGAARGLTGRYRAKYRFGARQCGWDATSGYSARIAQRRSEERARRPKAGKLTRCPQLAGKVQALLTKKYSPEQIAGELAKTYPDSPEMHVSHETIYRALYVQGRGELRRDLVTCLRTGRALRRPRKRARAGDGRSRIPGMVNISERPAEAADRAVPGHWEGDLIIGKNQASQIGTLVERSTGFVQLLHLPASRQADVVAEAMIAKIQVLPRDLWKTLTWDQGHEMAAHGRISLAADLDIYFCDPHSPWQRGSNENTNGLLRQYFPKGTDLSIHSAAYLDEVAAELNNRPRKRFDWDSPAKMLDRLLSSASTATVASKP, encoded by the coding sequence GTGACGCGCCAATGGCAGGGGTTATCGGCTCGGCGTCGGTTCTGGGAGTTGATCGCTGCGGGATGGTCTTCAGAGGATGCCGGTGTTGCTGTCGGCGTGTCTGGAAGCTGCGGCTGGAGATGGTTTTGCAGATTTGGTGGCGTGAATCCACAACTGCAAGCGCCACAGGGGCGCAAGCGTCCGCGGCTGTCGCCTGAGGAGCGCGAACAGATCATGATCGGCACCTCACGAGGTGAGTCGATTCGCTTGATCGCTCATCGATTGAAGCGGGCGCCGTCAACGGTCATGCGCGAGATTGACCGAAACGGCGCTGCTCGCGGTCTGACCGGTCGCTATCGGGCTAAGTATCGGTTCGGGGCCCGCCAGTGCGGGTGGGATGCCACGTCGGGGTATTCGGCGCGGATCGCTCAACGCCGGAGCGAGGAACGGGCGCGCCGCCCGAAGGCCGGCAAGCTGACCCGCTGCCCGCAGTTGGCCGGCAAGGTGCAGGCATTGTTGACTAAGAAATACAGCCCGGAGCAGATCGCCGGCGAGCTAGCCAAGACCTATCCCGACAGCCCGGAGATGCACGTGTCCCACGAGACCATCTACCGAGCGCTTTACGTGCAAGGACGCGGTGAGTTACGCCGCGATCTGGTCACCTGCCTGCGCACCGGGCGCGCGCTGCGTCGACCCCGTAAGAGAGCTCGCGCAGGAGATGGTCGCAGCCGCATTCCGGGCATGGTCAACATCAGCGAGCGCCCCGCCGAGGCCGCCGACCGCGCCGTACCTGGGCATTGGGAGGGAGACCTCATCATCGGCAAGAACCAGGCCTCTCAGATAGGCACCCTAGTCGAGCGCTCCACTGGATTCGTGCAGCTGCTGCACCTACCCGCTAGCCGCCAGGCCGATGTGGTCGCCGAGGCCATGATCGCCAAAATCCAAGTCCTGCCACGAGATCTGTGGAAGACCCTAACCTGGGATCAAGGCCACGAAATGGCCGCTCACGGCCGTATCAGCCTTGCCGCTGACCTCGACATCTACTTCTGCGACCCACATTCACCCTGGCAACGCGGCAGCAACGAAAACACCAACGGCCTCTTGCGCCAATACTTTCCGAAGGGCACCGACTTATCAATCCACTCAGCTGCCTACCTCGACGAGGTTGCTGCCGAACTCAACAACCGGCCACGAAAGCGATTCGACTGGGACAGCCCCGCCAAGATGCTCGATCGGCTACTGTCGAGCGCGTCAACAGCCACTGTTGCAAGCAAACCTTGA